In one Dermatophagoides farinae isolate YC_2012a chromosome 4, ASM2471394v1, whole genome shotgun sequence genomic region, the following are encoded:
- the LOC124490217 gene encoding epoxide hydrolase 1 yields MGCCCKVTTLFLLIVAGFSLYQFYPCLFKCHDKPNFDTFKVDDWFGRVMLKANQKIPKDPVDIKSFRLNVSDADLNDLHDRLKRSRFIDHLQDTHFQYGFNSDYLRVVQQYWQNSYQWRKHEQQINSYPQFTTQIEGLNIHFFHVKPKTTAKVKTIFPILLVHGWPGSFYEYLKSIPMLTEPDSNGYAYEIILPSIPGYGYSEQPHKPGFNIPAAARIFVKLMKRLGHEKFITHGGDWGSAISLAISTIYPENVRGLHLVGNFFQPSTFGDFRRMLMAYLMPKYYFGTDDWQRQWEKTFPFCQKFKSMLLETGYMHIQATKPDTVAAGLADSPIGMAAYLLEKFSAWTHANYMELSDGGLVDKFTMDELLTNVMIYWTSGNIAASQRFYLENMQNFKFMQTLTQAQVKVPSAIIEPTHDLMRAPRKFIEHLHENLLQFTDSNVGGHFLAFEEPNIVVKDIRQFSKKLLEFEQQKRKEEEQEQQQKKHDEV; encoded by the exons AtgggttgttgttgtaaagtTACAACATTATTTCTGTTGATCGTTGCCGGTTTTAGCCTATATCAATTCTATCCATGTCTCTTCAAATGTCATGACAAGCCAAATTTTGATACTTTTAAAGTTGATGATTGGTTTGGCCGTGTTATGCTTAAAG ccaatcaaaaaattccaaaagaTCCGGTTGATATTAAATCATTCCGTTTGAATGTTTCCGATGCCGATCTAAATGATCTTCATGATCGTCTTAAACGTTCACgttttattgatcatttacAGGATACACATTTTCAATATGGATTTAATTCCGATTATCTACGGGTTGTACAACAATATTGGCAAAATAGTTATCAATGGCGTAAACATGAGCAACAGATTAATTCATATCCACAATTCACCACACAAATCGAAGGTTTGAAcatacattttttccatgttaAACCGAAAACAACGGCTAAAGTGAAAACAATCTTTCCGATTCTATTGGTTCATGGATGGCCTGGAAGTTTTTATGAATATCTGAAATCGATACCGATGCTTACCGAACCAGATTCCAATGGTTATGCATATGAAATCATATTACCATCGATACCTGGCTATGGTTATTCTGAACAACCACATAAACCTGGATTCAATATTCCAGCTGCTGCAAGAATTTTCGTTAAACTGATGAAACGTTTAGgacatgaaaaattcattacacATGGTGGTGATTGGGGTTCAGCCATTTCATTGGCCATCTCGACAATCTATCCGGAAAA TGTTCGTGGCCTACATTTAGTtggtaattttttccaaccaTCAACTTTTGGTGATTTTCGACGAATGTTAATGGCATACCTGATGCCTAAATATTATTTCGGTACTGATGATTGGCAAAGGCAATGGGAGAAAACGTTTCCATTTtgtcaaaaatttaaatctatGCTTCTTGAAACTGGTTATATGCATATTCAGGCTACAAAACCGGATACAGTAGCTGCCGGTTTAGCTGATAGTCCAATCGGAATGGCTGCATATTTATTGGAGAAATTTTCGGCTTGGACACATGCTAACTATATGGAACTATCGGATGGTGGCCTAGTGGATAAATTCACGATGGATGAATTGTTAACAAATGTTATGATCTATTGGACAAGTGGTAATATTGCTGCATCACAACGATTTTATCTGGAAAATAtgcaaaatttcaaatttatgcAAACCTTAACGCA AGCACAAGTCAAAGTTCCATCAGCAATTATTGAACCTACACATGATCTAATGAGAGCACCAAGGAAATTTATCGAGCATTTACATGAAAATCTTCTTCAATTTACCGATTCGAATGTTGGTGGACATTTTCTGGCATTTGAAGAGCCTAATATCGTTGTCAAAGATATAagacaattttcaaaaaaattactagaatttgaacaacaaaaacgaaaagagGAAGAACAAGAAcagcaacagaaaaaacatgatgaagTCTAA
- the LOC124490215 gene encoding scavenger receptor class B member 1, with protein MKIEYNLYSIKKINNDKSSFINSNQNNDSDVDYNDDQRHYELIRRPPDYMAMMTNNDGSNFNLQQQQRPPLYGDEQQNQMMITLQPQELAMMNSNYQQPSIMIMDNHIQNDNNNHHYGSKKTLIGSELSLDKNGRKKKSIFIRLLWPIFAIFGLITLLISQSILLSSESVVLDGFAKQLDVNDASAILPAWKNIALDSEYYMFGIKNPDEFLRGSKPEFVEIGPFKYREFRRRKILEYKQDKVVFTERTHFQFKEHESRSMMETITVVNTPLLAILYGVKATIKKMSLNFLDPIVKNIMASILAATGEQIIERRTIYELLEGRQINLLILTEKLSKPLRSIGLAIPDLGELSEGSGNKIRNQTFGFIWQRADIDVGPYEYWRRTENGHIFSHVYMIEGRTLFPEFRSPCNVIRGSDGMHFGTKIQRDIIEVFNPQTCRPLRFLRNQSNSYVSGIETIRYDLDVHQIDMRIKNNRCFCLQTSLAKCDGWQDLSPCTSGIPLAISWPHFLDCPTRATQVLGLKPDRQRHSSHLNIEPNTGLTLEAKVSIQLGIKIDSTIPGFSSVPHMILPIFWTTQSGGPNETEMMQFKALVFLIHFGNIIFGTIALAISIMLFFCSCYSYKRQHKIKPIL; from the exons atgaaaatcgaatacaatctatattcaataaaaaaaattaataatgataaatcatcatttattaattcgaatcaaaataatgattctgatgttgattataatgatgatcaacgcCACTATGAATTGATTCGTCGTCCACCTGATTATATGGCAATGATgaccaataatgatggttcGAATTTTaatcttcaacaacaacaacgaccacCACTATATGGTGATGagcaacaaaatcaaatgatgattacattaCAACCACAAGAATTGGCAATGATGAACTCGAATTATCAACAGCCATCtataatgattatggataatcatattcaaaatgataataataatcatcattatggatcGAAAAAGACATTAATTGGATCAGAATTATCATTGGATAAAAATGGCAGAAAAAAGAAgtccatttttattcgattattatgGCCAATATTTGCCATTTTCGGATTAATTACATTATTGATTAGTCAATCAATTTTACTTTCATCTGAAAGTGTTGTATTGGATGGTTTCGCTAAACAATTGGATGTAAATGATGCTAGTGCTATTTTGCCAGCCTG GAAAAATATTGCCCTAGATTCGGAATATTATATGTTTGGTATTAAAAATCCTGATGAATTTCTGCGTGGATCAAAACCTGAATTTGTCGAGATTGGCCCATTTAAATATCGTGAATTTCGTAGGCGTAAAATTTTGGAATATAAACAGGATAAAGTTGTATTCACTGAACGtacacattttcaattcaaagaaCATGAATCTCGATCAATGATGGAAACGATCACTGTCGTGAACACTCCATTATTG gCGATATTATATGGAGTGAAAGCAACgattaaaaaaatgtcacTAAACTTTCTTGATCCAATCGTAAAGAATATAATGGCCAGTATTTTAGCTGCAACCGGTGAACAAATAATTGAAAGACGAACTATTTATGAATTGTTGGAAGGACGACAAATAAATTTGTTAATACTCACAGAGAAATTATCTAAACCATTGCGTTCGATTGGCCTGGCAATCCCAGATCTGGGTGAATTATCCGAAGGTTCGGGTAATAAAATCCGTAATCAAACATTTGGATTTATTTGGCAACGTGCCGATATTGATGTTGGTCCATACGAGTATTGGAGACGTACAGAAAATGGTCATATATTTAGCCATGTATATATGATTGAAGGAAGAAC ATTATTTCCTGAATTTCGTAGTCCATGTAATGTAATTCGTGGTTCAGATGGTATGcattttggaacaaaaattcaacgaGATATTATTGAAGTATTTAATCCACAAACATGTCGTCCATTACGATTTTTACGTAATCAAAGTAATTCGTATGTTTCTGGTATAGAAACCATACGTTATGATCTAGATGTACATCAAATTGATATGCgtataaaaaataatcgttgtttttgtttacaaaCATCATTGGCTAAATGTGATGGTTGGCAAGATTTATCACCATGTACAAGTGGTATACCATTAGCTATTTCATGGCCACATTTTCTTGATTGTCCAACAAGAGCTACTCAAGTATTAGGCCTAAAACCGGATCGTCAACGTCATTCATCTCATCTAAATATTGAACCAAATACTGGTCTTACGTTAGAGGCAAAAGTTAGCATACAATTAGgtataaaaattgattcaacaatACCCGGTTTTAGTTCTGTTCCACATATGATTCTTCCAATTTTTTGGACAACTCAg TCTGGTGGTCCAAACGAAACAGAAATGATGCAATTCAAAGCATTAGTATTTCTTATACATTTTGGAAATATAATTTTCGGCACTATCGCTTTGGCCATATCGATcatgttgtttttctgttcttGTTATAGCTATAAACGACAACATAAAATTAAACcaattttgtaa
- the ND-B17.2 gene encoding NADH dehydrogenase (ubiquinone) B17.2 subunit, which translates to MSIKELLALDKLQRFFRTIQHNGGVINSIKKLYRYDVVKIGTLIGTDKYGNRYYENNEFMHGANRWIEYADRVHLDYDASQIPAEWHGWLHYMTDIPPTKAQYSRHRWMIDHQENMTGTRYQYVPYSTTPPKIQSWQPSQTSSSQQPQLK; encoded by the exons atgtcgatcAAAGAATTATTAGCATTGGATAAATTGCAACGATTTTTTCGTACCATTCAACATAATGGTGGAGTGATTAATTCGATTAAAAAACTTTATCG TTATGATGTCGTTAAAATCGGTACATTAATTGGTACAGATAAATATGGTAATCgttattatgaaaataatgaatttatgCATGGTGCAAATCGTTGGATTGAATATGCTGATCGTGTACATTTGGATTATGATGCAAGTCAGATACCGGCCGAATGGCATGGTTGGCTACATTATATGACCGATATACCACCAACAAAAGCACAATATTCTCGACATCGATggatgattgatcatcaagaaAACATGACCGGTACACGTTATCAATATGTACCGTATTCAACAACACCGCCGAAAATTCAAAGCTGGCAGCCAagtcaaacatcatcatcacagcaACCGCAACTTAAATGA